One genomic window of Panicum hallii strain FIL2 chromosome 6, PHallii_v3.1, whole genome shotgun sequence includes the following:
- the LOC112896559 gene encoding CASP-like protein UU-1, with translation MTIERLESQAAAVTVETTMKTASAADVRTSAALRLLALAASLAAAVVVATNRQDRWGITVTFRMFAVWEAFAAVSLACAAYSAVTAVFVKRLVSKHWLHHADQLAVNLQAASTAGAGAIGSVAMWGNQPSGWFAVCRLYRLYCDKGAVSLALAFVSFVALGAAATLSRFPARPPPPPPASR, from the exons ATGACGATCGAGCGGCTGGAgtcgcaggcggcggcggtgacggtGGAGACGACGATGAAGACCGCCTCCGCTGCCGACGTGAGAACCAGCGCGGCGCTCCGGCTGCTGGCCTTGGCGGCGTCGCTCGCCGCCGCGGTGGTCGTGGCCACCAACCGGCAGGACCGCTGGGGCATCACCGTCACCTTCAGGATGTTCGCCGTCTGGGA GGCGTTCGCGGCCGTCAGCCTCGCCTGCGCCGCCTACTCGGCGGTCACGGCGGTCTTCGTGAAGAGGCTCGTCAGCAAGCACTGGCTGCACCACGCCGACCAGCTCGCGGTGAACCTGCAGGCGGCGTCGACGGCCGGCGCCGGGGCGATAGGGTCGGTGGCCATGTGGGGGAACCAGCCCAGCGGGTGGTTCGCCGTGTGCCGCCTCTACCGCCTCTACTGCGACAAGGGCGCCGTCTCCCTCGCGCTGGCGTTCGTCTCCTTCGTCgccctcggcgccgccgccacgctcTCCCGCTTCCCGGCCAGGCCGCCACCTCCACCACCGGCCTCCAGATAG
- the LOC112896557 gene encoding zinc finger protein CONSTANS-LIKE 14, whose product MKSGAGGAGGGGGAGGGGRQQWPCDYCGEAAAALHCRADAARLCVACDRHVHAANALSRKHVRAPLCAGCAARPAAARVAAAAGAGGEAAFLCADCREGRGDGVAVEGFSGCPSAAELAASWGLDLRGAGGGCGEGDAEAEAEDDAFFSVLDYSMLGADPDLRDLYVPCDPPEVAAAGARRLKGEALCDQLAEMARREADTSSHPHQPHSDLSPRTPRRNSAASSGRLPGKMAAPPTLPPHPPPAAVQEVPLPYTSLLMMASASSTELIGGSGRMADDDEQLLWDCAAPSVPPTQIWDFNLGRSRDHDEKSAIEVGFGSNHGGFMIKSYSDMLKEISSGTTKDLEDIYDSRYCSTAEDIMSSNICQLSSKNVSTGSNKRKVSSCASTIDGPTTSGNHVPTSGPALTREISFGDQTVSPAAADRPAAMRIDSETLAQNRDSAMQRYREKRKNRRYEKHIRYESRKLRADTRKRVKGRFVKSTEPLNAVNGG is encoded by the exons ATGAAGAGCGGCGCCGGgggagccggaggaggaggcggggcAGGGGGTGGGGGCAGGCAGCAGTGGCCGTGCGACTACtgcggggaggcggcggcggcgctgcactGCCGCGCGGACGCGGCGCGGCTCTGCGTGGCGTGCGACCGCCACGTGCACGCCGCCAACGCGCTCTCGCGGAAGCACGTGCGGGCGCCGCTCTGCGCGGGGTGCGCGGCGcgaccggccgccgcgcgcgtcGCCGCTgcggcgggggccgggggcGAGGCGGCGTTCCTGTGCGCGGACTGCCGCGAGGGCCGCGGCGACGGCGTGGCGGTCGAGGGGTTCTCTGGCTGCCCCTCGGCGGCCGAGCTCGCCGCGTCGTGGGGGCTCGACCTccgcggcgcgggaggcgggtGCGGCGAGGGCGacgccgaggcggaggcggaggacgaCGCCTTCTTCTCGGTGCTCGACTACTCCATGCTGGGGGCCGATCCGGACCTGCGCGACCTCTACGTGCCGTGCGACCCGCCGGaggtggccgccgccggcgcccgccgGCTCAAGGGGGAGGCGCTGTGCGACCAGCTCGCCGAGATGGCGCGGCGCGAGGCCGACACCTCCTCGCACCCGCACCAGCCGCACTCGGATCTGAGCCCCCGCACGCCGCGCCGGAACTCCGCGGCCTCCAGCGGCCGCCTGCCGGGCAAGATGGCGGCGCCCCCCACGCTGCCTCCGCACCCTCCGCCTGCGGCCGTTCAGGAGGTGCCCTTGCCGTACACGTCCCTGCTCATGATGGCGTCGGCCAGCTCCACTGAGCTCATTGGCGGCAGCGGCAGGATGGCTGACGACGACGAGCAACTGCTATGGGATTGCGCAGCGCCCTCAGTGCCGCCCACACAG ATATGGGACTTCAATTTAGGAAGGTCCAGGGATCACGATGAGAAGTCTGCTATTGAAGTTGGATTTGGTTCGAACCATGGAGGCTTTATGATTAAGAGTTATAGTGACATGCTCAAGGAAATTTCTTCAGGGACAACGAAAGATCTGGAAGATATTTATGACTCAAGATACTGCTCAACTGCCGAAGATATCATGTCCTCTAATATCTGTCAGTTGTCATCGAAAAAT GTGAGCACTGGGAGCAACAAACGGAAGGTGAGCTCTTGCGCCTCGACAATTGACGGACCGACAACCTCTGGGAACCATGTGCCCACTTCAGGACCAGCACTCACAAGGGAGATCTCCTTCGGGGATCAAACCGTCTCCCCCGCTGCAGCTGATAGGCCTGCTGCCATGAGGATCGACAGCGAGACGCTTGCACAGAACAGGGACAGCGCGATGCAGCGGTACAGGGAGAAGAGGAAGAATCGCAG GTATGAGAAGCACATCCGCTACGAATCGAGGAAGCTGAGGGCGGACACGAGGAAGCGGGTGAAAGGGCGGTTCGTCAAGTCGACCGAACCACTGAATGCCGTCAATGGCGGATGA